AAATATACTTCAAAATACAGATTATCAAATTATTACCTCCAATAATAGAGTAAATAATTACGAAAAATTAAATTATCAGTTATCTATAATCAAAGATCAGTTCCCTGCCATACAAGTGCATACTGCACCGGATAGTTTAAACGTGGATCGCAACTATGTTTTAGGTCAAATTTCTGATGATTATGGATTATCAAAGCTTCAGGTTGTTTATTATCCTAAATCGAATCCCATCAATGTAAAACGTGGAACAATTGCAATAAAGTCATCACCATTTGATCAGTTCGTATTTTCTTTTCCTTCTAATCTTCCAGTGGAACAAGGTGTTTCTTATGAGTATTATTTTGAAGTTTTTGATAACGATGGAGTGCATAATTTCAAAAGTTCAAAATCATCTGTTTTTTCTAATCGTGTGGCTACAGATGAAGAGCAGAAAGATCAATTTTTGCAACAGCAAAATGATAATATCAAGGGTTTAGAAAATTCATTAAAAAATCAAAACAAGCAAATTTCGGAATTAGATAAACTTCAGAAATCGGGAAAGGAAAAAGACAAGTTTGAATTTAAAGAACAACAGGAAGTAAATGATTTTATCAAACGTCAAAAACAACAAGATGATTTGATGAAGCAATTTGCTGATAAAATGAAAGACAATCTTAATAAATTCAAATCAAAAGAAAAGGATGAGTTGAAGGAGGCTTTACAAAAGCGATTAGATAATGCCGATAAAGATTTAGAGAAGAACCAAAAATTATTAGATGAACTTAAAGATCTGAATGATAAAATTAAAAATGAAGAGTTGTTATCTAAGCTGGACAAATTCAAACAAAACAGTAAAAACCAAGTAAAAAATTTACAGCAATTGGTGGAGCTTACTAAGAAGTATTATGTAGATAAAAAGGCAGAACAGATTGCGGATAAGCTAGACAAACTTTCACAGAAGCAAGATCAATTGTCAGATAATGTAAAGGAGAATTCGTTAGATAAACAGAATGAAATTAATAAGGCATTTGACAAAATCCAAGAAGATCTGAAAGATTTAAAGAAAGACAATAAGGAGTTGAGGGCGCCACTTGATTTGCCTGATGACGCTGCCAATGAAAAGAATATTGATGATGATTTAAAGAAAGCTTCGGATGAACTGCAAAAAGACAATAAAGATAAGGCTAAGCCAAAACAAAAAAATGCGGCTAAGAACATGAAGTCTATGTCTAAGAAAATGGCGCAGAGTTTGGAGTCAAGTGAGATGGAACAATTAGATGAAGATGTAAAAATGTTGCGCCAAATTTTAGATAATTTATTGGCTTTTTCTTTGTCTCAAGAGGACTTAATGACGCAGTTTAAAAGTTTAAAAACAGGTTCTCCAGCTTTTAATAAAAAAATTAAATGGCAACAGGATTTAAAACAGCAGTTCAAGCATGTTGATGATAGTCTGTTTGCAATGTCACTTCGTAATCCTAAAATTGCCGAAGATGTTACTCGTGAAATAGGAAACATGCAATACAATATAGATAAGTCTTTGGAGAGTTTATCTGACTCTCAAATTCCAAAAGGGTTATCACATCAGCAATATACTATTTCTGCAGCTAATAAATTAGGTGATTTTTTAAGCGATATATTAAATAGCATGCAAATGTCTTTATCAGGAATGGGTTCAGGTAAACCAAAACCGGGTGAAGGGTCAGGGATGCAATTGCCAGATATAATTAAGAAGCAAGAAGGAATAGGAGAGAAGGTCAAGGAGGGAATGGGAGCTGGAAAGAAACTTGGCGAAGACAAAGAAGGGAAGCCTGGTGAGGGTTCTAAACCAGGAAAAGGAGATTCACAATCTGAGGAAGAAGGAGAAGGAAATGCTAAGGCAATAATGGAGATTTATAAAGAGCAACAACAACTTAGAGAGGCTCTAGAAAACGAGTTGAATAAACAAGGGCTCGGCAATCAAGGACAAAGTGTTTTAGAACAAATGAAACAAATTGAGAAGCAGTTGCTGAACAAAGGATTTAAGAATGAAACACTGCAAAAGATTCTTAATCTTAAGCAGGAATTATTGAAATTAAAAACAGCTGTTCAAGAGCAAGGGGAGGAAAATAAACGCCAATCACAAACAAATAAAAAAGACTTTAATAATGAATCTAAACCGTTACCAGACGCATTGTTAGATTATTTAAATACGATAGAGATTTTAAATAGACAATCATTACCTTTGCGCTCCAATTTCAACCAAAAGGTTCAAGAATATTTTAATAAAAAATGATCAATTTTAATTACGAAAACGAGTTTAATTTAGATAATGAAGAAGCAATCGCTAACTGGCTTTCTGCTGTAATTATTTCTGAAGGTAAAAAAGAAGGGGAGATTAATTATATCTTTTGCGATGATGAGTATTTACATAAAATAAATGTGGAATATTTAGATCATGATACATTGACTGATATTATAAGTTTTGATTACACAATGGGAAATGAAATTAGTGGAGATGTGTTTATATCTGTAGAGCGTGTGCAAGACAATGCTGTTGATTTTAATGTGGCTTTCGAAGAAGAATTGAGACGTGTTTTAGTCCACGGTGTGTTACATTATTGTGGCTATAAAGACAAAGGTGAGGATAACGAACGTTTAATGCGTTCCAAGGAAGATGAAAAAATCGCCATGTTCCACGTGGAACAGTAAATTCTTAAATTAGATATTCTTGGTTTTGTTTCACGTGGAACAATTCTTGTTGATTGTTTTTAGCGCGAATGTAGTTCCACGTGGAACAATGGAAGTTGTGCTTTTAGAAAAATAAAATAGTACTTAGATTTTAATACCATTCTCGACGAAGTCGAGTTAATTTATAAAGAAAATGTTTCAAGAAGAATATGATGTTATTGTAGTTGGTGCAGGGCACGCTGGTTCAGAAGCCGCTGCTGCCGCTGCAAATTTAGGTTCCAAAACTTTATTGGTAACAATGAGTTTGCAGAATATCGCGCAGATGTCTTGTAATCCTGCCATGGGTGGAATTGCCAAGGGGCAGATTGTTCGTGAGATTGATGCACTTGGTGGTTACTCTGGAATTGTTTCGGATCGTACGGCGATTCAATTCAAGATGCTTAACAAATCGAAAGGTCCTGCAATGTGGTCTCCTCGTGTTCAAAGTGACCGAATGCGTTTTGCTGAAGAGTGGAGGTTGATGTTGGAAGGAACGCCAAACTTGGATTTTTACCAAGAGATGGTGCAGGGTCTTATTATTGAAGACGGAAAAATAAAAGGAGTTCGTACTTCGCTTGGAATCGAAATCAAAGCGAAATCAGTTGTGTTGACTAATGGAACTTTTTTGAATGGTTTAATCCATGTTGGCGAAAAACAATTTGGTGGTGGTAGAGCAGGGGAAAGTGCTGCTTATGGAATCACCGAAGATTTGATAAAAGTAGGTTTTGAATCTGGTAGAATG
The Flavobacterium sp. WC2421 genome window above contains:
- the ybeY gene encoding rRNA maturation RNase YbeY, which translates into the protein MINFNYENEFNLDNEEAIANWLSAVIISEGKKEGEINYIFCDDEYLHKINVEYLDHDTLTDIISFDYTMGNEISGDVFISVERVQDNAVDFNVAFEEELRRVLVHGVLHYCGYKDKGEDNERLMRSKEDEKIAMFHVEQ